A segment of the Coffea arabica cultivar ET-39 chromosome 8c, Coffea Arabica ET-39 HiFi, whole genome shotgun sequence genome:
CATTTCTATAATAGAACCTtgaataaaacatattttactAAGCTATTATTATGCTCCTTGtactaaattttgttttcttaatgTGTCCAACCACAAAATCGCAAGTGAACCAGATATTCTTGTGAAATTTTGACTATATACCTAATATGTGTATCTTATATATGTAGAAATGTATATCTTATGACCTCATGCATACTTTTGAATATTTTGCGATTTTTTCCTATTACATGCATGATAACTAGTAACATCATAAATCATAAATTGTatcaatttcttatttttataatttttataatattgCAGAAACTAGTGCATGTCCATTAAAGTTGTAACAAGTACGTAGTTATCACAAAAATCCATAAACCATGCGTTGTAAGTTGAAACTAAAATTATGGCACCTTGTGAACAAAGGTTCTAGCTCCACCATTGAGTAGAATTCCCTATTGAGAGAAGAGTTTGGACAAATTGAAAGTGAAGGTAACATACTTGGCGGAGAAGTTGAGAGATAGGAGTAGCTCTAGCGTTTTGTCCAAGAAGTGATGGGCGTTTGTAGTTGGTCTTGAAAGTGGAGGAAGATTGAGGAAGAGATATAGTGATTCATTCATAGTAGTACAATGGCAATGTGGTGGGTTCGGAGAGAAATGACTTTTTTTTAAAGCAAACCCCGTACATGGGGATGGAATGCCAGCccaatttattaataaaaaataaaagttacAATGAGTTTATAAACACCTACAACACACAATAGGAAAAATAAGGAGCACTACTCCCTTACATTAAGTAGCCGAACATGAAGAATTGACCGACGGTCCAAAAGGACTCATTGTTTCATCCTCACAATATGCTCTCTTGACTGCACCGTTGCCAGACCCATGCTCCTATACCTGCAGATGATCAAACACTTGCGCCCATTAGATGATTGTTTTATCATATGTATTCTGACTTTCTTAAACATGGTTTCAACCTTCTTTACCAAAACCCGTGTGTTATTCTGTTTCTTTTCTAACCAAACTGTCAGAATTTTGAGTGCAAATGTACGAAAAAATTCAAGCACAGAAGTAAATATGTCATCACAAATTACAAGATACTCACCCGCCCAAACCAACAGTCTATGCACAACACCCTACAAGTTTCCTGCACCTTGTGTCAGCAATAGATTCCTTTCATTGGTTAAATCCCAAACATTTTTCCCACCTTTAAGTTTGCTTAGGTTTCATAGATACTTCAATTGCATGAGGCCAACCAGCCGAACTTCTCTAGCTGGTTAATCCAAGTTATTTTACCTTAAATTTAATCGTTAACAAACAAGTTCCCACTGGTAACACATTGGCAGTACATGGCTTAACAATGATTATATtaagggttaaataccaaaaactcccctgtggtttgcctaatgttcactttatctccctatggtttggaaacctacaatttgactCTCTGTCAtttcaactaaagtaaaagtctaacagaaaacatctaaactaacgtttgaaaagaaaatgtcaaaattgcccCTCTATAAAGGTTttgggttaaataccaaaaacccccctgtggtttgtcAAATGTACACTTTACCTCACTATGGTTTGAAAACATACAATTTAACTCCCTGGCATTTCATCTAAAGTGAAAATCTAACAGAAATTCCGTTAAATACACTTTAGTTGAAACGACAGGGagtcaaattgtaggtttccaaactatagggaggtaaagtgaacattaggCAAACCACATGaaggtttttggtatttaacccttaTATTAATTCAAGGGCAGTCTATTCATTGCTACATTGGGTTAAACCAGTCTGTAGCTGAGAAAAATGGGCTGTGTCGCACTTTGTTGGGTCTCTACaagggttttgaaaaaaattaaaagatcaAGGAGATAACACTATGGTTGGATAAGCAAGATAGATTCTGTGTCAATTTTGTTTTGTCCTTTCAATGGATGAAGAAAGCATAATTATATAGAAGAATTGCCACACAGACTCTCTTTCAAATAACGTAATGTTATGTGGTATGTAGGTTTGCCAACAAACAAGACAGGAGAAAGGGTCCAGATCCAAACCGTGAAGCTAATGCAGCAGTAATAGCAACATCAGTTGCAGGCATTGGACGTGGTTTCTGGCGGTAGTATCGTAGAAATTCCCTTGATCCAAGTACTCTTGTTGACATTCCCCCTTTGTTACTCCGGGTTATTATGAGCTCAGATCCACCACTTCCAAATTCAATCCTGTTTTGACTATCATCTGCCACAACTAGTTGCTTACCATCAGCGTCAGTGTAACTGCAACAAACAATGTACTTATTTCAGAGACAGTATAGCTTAAAATGCTGGTTAATATTCTCAAGCTTCATTTCATTATAATAAGAGAAATATCTTGTGAAAGCCAATACCTGCTGCTGTAATCGTAAAACTCTTCTAATTCTGCTTCCTCATCATCTCCTCCATCACCATAATGCACCTTGCAATGACTTCTTGCTTCCATGTGCTTCCTAACTGCTTCAAGACTGCCAAAAGGATGGCATCTGTCATTGCAATATAGACACATATGATCCCTTCTAACCTGAAGAATAGCATACAAACATATCAGTTACTATTCCTACAGAGCATTGCAGGGCAGATAGAGTGCATAATTTTATTTCGGATAAAGTATGCAGTCACTACCTTTAAGCCAAGATAAGTAAGCAGGCCTTTTGGGTCCTTCAGATATTCAATATCAGGTATATAAAATCCATGCCACTTGTGCATGTGAACCATGCAGCTTTCTATTGTACCATGCTCTAAGTCACACATAAAGCAACAAGATGGGTCCAACTCCTTCAAAAACTGATCTGGATCACTACCTTCATCCTCATCCATAGAATTTTGCTCATTCATATTTAGCTGCGTCAGAGAATCGGTGGCCTCACCCATCAAGTCTTCCTCTGGGTCAACCTCCTCCCATTCACTCTCTTCACTTTCTTCATCGTCCAACTCATTGTCTTGGGAAAGCTTATTAGGAACTCGCGGTTGGAAAGGTTTGATAATAGCATTTGCACCTTCATGATTTCCAACTCCCTGGGAAGCTCGTAGTGAGTGACTTTTAGACTTTAGATGCTGAGCATGTGCCTTGGAACTTCTATAACTTTTGCCACAAAGACCACAACTATAGAGCATTGGAGTTTCATTTaagtttttcttctcttctgcAAGTGCAGACTGTCTAGCTAAATATAGATCTTCTGTCACGCCAGGAACTCCAGCAACctggaataaaaaaaaaaaaaaaaaaaatatatatatatatatatatatacatatatatacataacagTAAAGACAGTGTTTAATGCACAATACATATCACCAGTATGCTCAAGGCATGGTTGCACATTATTTGATAAATTGTGACATGCACATTCAATCGTTGCATTTGACAATATTAGTGGTTTTGTAGCATCCCAAGTTATTAAAAACCTTTTCCAAGAACAGTATGGATGCATGACACAAACTTGCAACATTACAAATTGAAATGGCACTTTTGCTTGCCTTATTGATTACTGCTGCTTATTTTACTCAAATCTTACAGCAGTAAACCTTGTAACCCTACAGATAATGACACAACATGATGCATTCTGGCTGGAAGATCAGCCCAATAAAATCAGTGTGGACCATCACATGTGTCAGGGACCAACACACTACCCACATGCTCTAGAGGCACTCGTTGAGGCTACACAGGTGATATGCTCTTGCTGATGTGAGCTTGCACATATTATTTAGCAggatttaagaattagaaaatacGCATGCACTACCGAAAAGCTTGTGGAGCATAAGATTGATTTCAGAACATAAGTTGTAGAGACTTTAGAATGGATTTTTTAGCTCCAAAATATGAGGACAAGGCAGGAGGAGAAAGAAGTAACAAAAGgggaggaggagaagaaatTCACCAATTCTCtcaaaatttatttgataaGTCAAGCttgtgaaaaatattttgcacTTAATTATGATGAGAAGTGGGTAGAACAAACACTGGATACTGTACTGATTTGTGTTTTTTATTCAACTTTGATGGAATATTGTTATATTCTGTGTGCATCCTGAAGTAGGGAGCTAGAATCTCAACTTGTCCATCAATTGGACCATGGACTTTCTgcctcctttttccttctttccacTTAACAATGTCtcaacaacaaacaaacaatcTGAGTCTGAATGCTCAAAA
Coding sequences within it:
- the LOC113706978 gene encoding cytoplasmic 60S subunit biogenesis factor REI1 homolog 1-like, translated to MPGLTCNACNKEFQDEIEQKLHYKSEWHRYNLKRKVAGVPGVTEDLYLARQSALAEEKKNLNETPMLYSCGLCGKSYRSSKAHAQHLKSKSHSLRASQGVGNHEGANAIIKPFQPRVPNKLSQDNELDDEESEESEWEEVDPEEDLMGEATDSLTQLNMNEQNSMDEDEGSDPDQFLKELDPSCCFMCDLEHGTIESCMVHMHKWHGFYIPDIEYLKDPKGLLTYLGLKVRRDHMCLYCNDRCHPFGSLEAVRKHMEARSHCKVHYGDGGDDEEAELEEFYDYSSSYTDADGKQLVVADDSQNRIEFGSGGSELIITRSNKGGMSTRVLGSREFLRYYRQKPRPMPATDVAITAALASRYRSMGLATVQSREHIVRMKQ